One window from the genome of Salisaeta longa DSM 21114 encodes:
- the prfB gene encoding peptide chain release factor 2 (programmed frameshift): protein MKKYSDSDLATLIERVDALGGYLDVSGRRDIIEELNHERLDPTFWDDPDRARTVEQRIAREQEWIDAWEALKEQAETIETLQLLAAEEGENLSDEIQAEAEALERDLEALELKSLLDDPDDERDAILTINPGAGGTESQDWAEMLYRMYARWAESHGYEMELLDHQPGDTAGIKSVSLSIAGDYAYGYLKGESGVHRLVRISPFDSESRRHTSFASVFVYPEVDDSIEVDLSAGEMELQTFRSGGKGGQNVNKVATGVRLIWNGPLSNGEEIEVVAECTEERSQLQNRNRAETMLKSRIYQAERALQEEAKAERESQKKSIEWGSQIRSYVLHPYTMVNDHRTETKVSDAQAVLDGDLDALIQAWLTHGRKDRAPAPVGTT from the exons ATGAAAAAATACTCCGATAGCGACCTGGCCACCCTCATCGAGCGCGTCGATGCGCTCGGGGGCTATCTT GACGTCTCCGGACGCCGGGACATCATTGAAGAGCTGAACCACGAACGCCTCGATCCGACCTTTTGGGACGATCCCGACCGCGCCCGTACGGTGGAGCAGCGCATTGCGCGGGAGCAGGAATGGATTGACGCGTGGGAAGCGCTCAAAGAACAAGCGGAGACCATCGAGACGCTGCAGCTGCTTGCTGCCGAAGAAGGCGAAAACCTGAGCGACGAGATTCAGGCGGAGGCCGAAGCGCTCGAACGCGACTTGGAAGCGCTGGAGCTGAAGAGCTTGCTCGACGACCCCGACGACGAGCGGGACGCCATCCTCACGATCAATCCAGGAGCGGGTGGCACCGAGAGCCAGGACTGGGCCGAGATGCTCTACCGCATGTACGCGCGCTGGGCCGAGAGCCACGGCTACGAGATGGAGCTGCTGGACCATCAGCCGGGCGACACGGCAGGCATCAAGAGCGTCTCCCTAAGCATTGCAGGCGACTACGCGTACGGCTACCTGAAAGGCGAGAGCGGCGTGCACCGGCTCGTGCGCATCTCGCCGTTCGACTCCGAGAGCCGCCGTCACACCTCGTTCGCCAGCGTGTTTGTCTACCCGGAGGTAGATGACAGCATTGAGGTGGATTTGAGTGCCGGCGAGATGGAGCTACAGACGTTCCGTTCGGGCGGCAAAGGCGGCCAAAACGTGAACAAGGTGGCAACCGGCGTGCGCCTCATCTGGAACGGACCGCTATCGAACGGCGAAGAAATTGAGGTGGTGGCCGAGTGCACCGAAGAGCGTAGTCAGCTGCAGAACCGAAACCGCGCCGAGACGATGCTAAAAAGCCGCATCTACCAGGCCGAGCGCGCGCTGCAAGAGGAAGCGAAAGCCGAGCGCGAGAGTCAGAAGAAGAGCATCGAGTGGGGCAGTCAGATCCGCTCGTACGTGCTGCATCCGTACACGATGGTCAACGACCACCGCACGGAGACGAAAGTATCGGACGCGCAGGCCGTGCTCGATGGCGACCTTGATGCGCTCATTCAGGCGTGGCTTACGCACGGACGGAAGGACCGCGCCCCGGCGCCGGTGGGCACGACTTGA
- a CDS encoding pyridoxal phosphate-dependent aminotransferase, translating into MSASSTLELQHRLSKRVRSTPPSGIRRFFEIAATMDDVISLGIGEPDFVSPPAVMQAGHAALEAGATSYTANAGLRELRDLIADDLDTRHGVRYDPEHEVLVTVGVSEAMQLTMLSLLDPGDEILIPEPCFVSYGPTATFAGGDVTYVPTSVDTNFQVTAEDLQPHISDRTKVLFLGYPNNPTGAVLRRETLEDIAALVIEHDLLVISDEIYDRLVYGDAHAAGHVSVPALDGLRERTVLLGGFSKGHAMTGWRVGYACAPRPLLRGLYKVHQYMVMSAPTISQHAAVAALRDSGDDVEAMRQSYDERRRTIVDGLNAMGLPTFEPEGAFYCFPDITSTGLSSEQFAQQLLEEEHVACVPGDAFGPSGAGYVRCSYATGLDDIKEALVRMERFVARHQ; encoded by the coding sequence ATGTCGGCATCAAGCACGTTGGAGTTGCAGCACCGCCTGTCCAAGCGCGTCCGTTCCACCCCACCGAGCGGCATTCGGCGCTTCTTTGAAATTGCCGCGACCATGGACGACGTCATATCGCTGGGTATTGGCGAGCCCGACTTTGTCTCGCCGCCCGCGGTGATGCAAGCGGGCCACGCGGCCCTCGAAGCCGGCGCAACGAGCTACACGGCCAACGCCGGCCTGCGGGAGCTGCGCGACCTCATCGCCGACGACCTCGACACCCGCCACGGCGTGCGCTACGATCCCGAGCATGAGGTGCTGGTGACGGTGGGCGTCAGCGAGGCGATGCAACTGACGATGCTGTCGCTGCTCGATCCGGGCGACGAAATCCTAATTCCTGAGCCGTGCTTCGTGTCGTACGGCCCAACCGCCACGTTTGCCGGGGGCGACGTTACCTACGTGCCGACCTCTGTAGACACCAACTTCCAGGTCACTGCCGAAGACCTGCAGCCGCACATCAGCGACCGCACGAAGGTGCTCTTTCTTGGCTACCCCAACAACCCGACGGGCGCGGTGCTCCGGCGCGAGACGCTGGAAGACATCGCTGCGCTCGTCATCGAACACGACCTGCTCGTCATCTCCGACGAAATTTACGACCGCCTCGTCTACGGCGACGCGCACGCCGCGGGGCACGTCTCGGTGCCGGCGCTCGACGGGCTGCGCGAGCGCACGGTGCTGCTGGGCGGCTTCTCGAAGGGCCACGCCATGACCGGCTGGCGCGTGGGGTATGCGTGTGCGCCGCGTCCGCTGCTGCGCGGGCTCTACAAGGTGCATCAGTACATGGTGATGAGCGCGCCCACCATCAGCCAGCACGCTGCCGTGGCTGCCCTCCGCGACTCCGGCGACGATGTGGAGGCCATGCGCCAGTCCTACGACGAGCGCCGCCGCACGATTGTCGATGGCCTCAACGCCATGGGGCTGCCCACCTTCGAGCCGGAGGGCGCGTTCTACTGCTTCCCAGACATTACCTCCACCGGCCTGTCGTCCGAGCAGTTTGCCCAGCAACTCCTCGAAGAAGAGCACGTGGCCTGCGTGCCGGGCGATGCCTTTGGGCCAAGCGGCGCGGGGTACGTCCGCTGCTCGTACGCCACCGGGCTCGACGACATCAAAGAAGCGCTTGTGCGCATGGAGCGCTTCGTGGCGCGCCACCAATAG
- a CDS encoding Maf family protein, producing MQLTAPLILASQSPRRRTLLAQLNLSFMVQVSPANEFMREVPPPADYVEELALRKVRPVADDHPEALTLAADTVVALDDDILEKPANPAAARQMLRRLSGETHTVYTGLALMHRASGRVDAEVFSTDVTMASLSDDEIDAYVATGSPLDKAGGYGIQDAMGPLFVEHIAGDYYTVMGLPLRGLYQLLRRSFGDLVAW from the coding sequence ATGCAACTCACCGCCCCGCTGATCCTGGCCTCGCAGTCGCCCCGCCGCCGCACGCTCCTTGCGCAACTGAACCTGTCGTTTATGGTGCAGGTGAGCCCGGCCAACGAGTTTATGCGCGAGGTGCCGCCGCCCGCCGACTACGTGGAGGAGCTGGCGCTCCGGAAGGTCCGACCCGTCGCCGACGACCATCCCGAAGCCCTCACGCTGGCCGCCGATACCGTGGTGGCATTGGACGACGACATCCTCGAAAAGCCCGCCAATCCCGCCGCTGCCCGTCAGATGCTGCGGCGCCTGAGTGGAGAAACCCACACCGTGTACACCGGCCTGGCGCTCATGCACCGCGCCTCGGGCCGGGTCGATGCCGAGGTGTTCTCCACCGACGTCACCATGGCGTCGCTCTCCGACGACGAGATTGACGCATACGTCGCAACGGGGTCGCCGCTGGATAAAGCCGGCGGGTATGGCATTCAGGACGCGATGGGGCCGCTGTTCGTTGAGCACATCGCTGGCGACTACTACACCGTCATGGGGTTGCCGCTGCGTGGACTGTATCAGCTGTTGCGTCGCTCGTTTGGAGATTTGGTGGCGTGGTAG
- the lnt gene encoding apolipoprotein N-acyltransferase, producing the protein MMDEVRAVLRHRAWLTAAGASAWAAVCLALSLQASGWGALAWTAWVPLALCSDRMAPDRVFAAAWAAWSLGGVWAFRWALQHPMGQPSVAAGVALVGCGALLALPWYGAARMRRRLGFGGHLVLVGAGSLAVEALLRYGPWALPGVLMGHTQPVAGVGGVLAPWGGVPLVSAWVWGLNGGLAYAARAQTWTAGVALGAWLLVPFACVGAAAAPISAGALHMRVVQPALPATQWADGSPRERLRTLKRLTLHAGTTPGTRPDAVVWPETALPPNDSLRAAVFAWAAAQNIPLLTGAITSSDTGEQQYRNQALWMTGPAPPASYTKRHLVPFVEQVPLASVWPALAQWNLPAGGVAGYVRGAGPRSFRIDGARVGPLICFEVLFGAYLRRYVRREQARAFVTVAQMGWWPLRGTRHLQRLAALRAHAVGRAVLLADVRGPSGVIDPYGPDPRLAPAAARGEVVALPLYTHRTPFVRWGDWSTVGAGALLLVLLVRLIVETRRSTAIL; encoded by the coding sequence ATGATGGATGAGGTGCGGGCCGTTCTGCGACACCGTGCGTGGCTGACGGCCGCTGGCGCAAGCGCGTGGGCCGCGGTCTGTCTCGCCCTCAGCCTGCAAGCGAGCGGATGGGGCGCGTTGGCGTGGACGGCCTGGGTGCCGCTTGCGCTGTGCTCCGACCGCATGGCGCCGGATCGCGTGTTTGCCGCGGCGTGGGCCGCGTGGAGCCTGGGGGGCGTGTGGGCCTTCCGGTGGGCGCTGCAGCATCCCATGGGCCAACCGAGCGTGGCGGCGGGCGTGGCCCTGGTGGGATGCGGGGCGCTGCTTGCGCTTCCGTGGTACGGTGCGGCCCGGATGAGGCGGCGGTTGGGCTTCGGGGGGCATCTGGTGCTGGTGGGGGCGGGGTCATTGGCCGTCGAGGCCCTGCTGCGGTACGGACCGTGGGCGCTGCCCGGGGTGCTGATGGGCCACACCCAGCCGGTGGCAGGCGTAGGGGGCGTCCTGGCGCCATGGGGCGGCGTGCCGCTGGTGAGTGCGTGGGTGTGGGGCCTGAACGGCGGCCTCGCCTACGCGGCGCGTGCCCAGACGTGGACCGCCGGCGTGGCGCTGGGGGCCTGGCTGCTTGTGCCCTTCGCATGCGTCGGCGCAGCGGCTGCCCCGATCTCTGCAGGCGCGTTGCACATGCGCGTGGTGCAACCGGCCCTACCGGCCACACAGTGGGCCGATGGATCGCCTCGCGAGCGCCTACGCACCCTCAAGCGTCTGACCCTGCATGCCGGCACCACGCCCGGCACGCGGCCCGATGCGGTGGTGTGGCCCGAAACGGCGCTTCCCCCCAACGACAGCCTCCGCGCGGCCGTCTTCGCATGGGCGGCCGCGCAAAACATCCCGTTGCTGACGGGCGCGATCACGTCGAGTGACACCGGTGAGCAGCAGTATCGCAATCAGGCGTTGTGGATGACCGGTCCCGCGCCGCCCGCGTCGTACACGAAGCGGCATCTGGTGCCGTTCGTTGAGCAGGTGCCGTTGGCATCGGTATGGCCGGCGCTGGCGCAGTGGAACCTGCCCGCCGGGGGTGTCGCGGGCTACGTGCGGGGGGCGGGGCCTCGGTCCTTTCGCATCGACGGCGCTCGGGTGGGACCGCTCATCTGCTTTGAGGTGCTGTTTGGAGCCTATCTGCGCCGGTACGTGCGCCGCGAACAGGCGCGGGCGTTCGTTACGGTGGCGCAGATGGGGTGGTGGCCCCTGCGGGGCACGCGTCACCTCCAGCGTCTGGCGGCGCTCCGGGCCCATGCGGTGGGACGCGCCGTGCTGCTGGCGGATGTGCGCGGGCCCTCGGGGGTGATCGATCCCTACGGCCCCGATCCGCGCCTGGCACCGGCTGCCGCCCGGGGAGAGGTGGTCGCGCTGCCGCTGTACACGCACCGCACGCCGTTCGTCCGCTGGGGCGACTGGAGCACCGTGGGGGCCGGCGCGCTACTCCTTGTGCTGCTTGTGCGACTGATCGTGGAAACACGACGATCCACAGCTATTTTGTAG
- a CDS encoding TlpA family protein disulfide reductase: MSTPASDAPSGGKRVWRAVRAYWHWPVLLGALIYLYFQVLPPIDVTQKGRAVPDVQATTLAGTTLRLSDYRGQVVVVNVWATWCAPCRVELPGFVATQQAFADRGVQFVGLSVDHAASVVRPFVDEYGLNYPQIVSPQLAQRAFPGRVVPRTYIIGPEGHVRYRHTGVLLGPALRDALEELAAHTSSPADDG; encoded by the coding sequence ATGAGTACACCCGCATCTGATGCACCGTCAGGGGGGAAGCGCGTGTGGCGCGCCGTTCGTGCGTACTGGCATTGGCCGGTGCTGCTGGGCGCCCTGATCTACCTGTACTTTCAGGTCCTTCCACCCATCGACGTTACGCAGAAAGGCCGGGCCGTGCCCGATGTGCAGGCGACAACGCTGGCCGGCACCACGCTGCGGCTTAGCGACTATCGCGGGCAGGTGGTGGTGGTCAATGTGTGGGCCACGTGGTGCGCGCCCTGCCGCGTGGAGCTGCCGGGCTTCGTGGCGACACAGCAAGCGTTTGCGGATCGCGGGGTGCAATTTGTCGGCCTGTCGGTCGACCACGCAGCTTCGGTCGTTCGGCCGTTTGTGGACGAATACGGCCTCAACTATCCGCAGATTGTGAGTCCGCAGCTGGCGCAGCGCGCGTTTCCGGGGCGCGTGGTGCCGCGCACCTACATCATTGGGCCGGAGGGCCACGTGCGCTACCGGCACACGGGCGTGTTGCTTGGGCCGGCGCTACGCGACGCGCTGGAGGAGCTCGCGGCGCACACATCTTCGCCGGCCGATGATGGATGA
- a CDS encoding sigma factor-like helix-turn-helix DNA-binding protein yields MREVTLQKQVKKEIDHRLSTLQDREAEVMRLYYGLGYKRRRSIREIGRRLEIASQRVRQIKKQAMHKLRRSAT; encoded by the coding sequence ATGAGAGAGGTTACGCTTCAGAAGCAAGTTAAGAAAGAGATTGATCACAGGCTGAGCACGCTGCAAGACCGCGAGGCCGAGGTCATGCGGCTGTACTACGGACTGGGCTACAAACGCAGGCGGAGCATCAGAGAAATTGGCAGGCGGCTTGAGATTGCAAGCCAGCGTGTGCGGCAAATCAAAAAACAAGCCATGCACAAGCTCAGACGTAGCGCCACGTGA
- a CDS encoding sigma-70 family RNA polymerase sigma factor yields the protein MYVPREQRMLDQYLQEIGKVDLLEPEEEVELAQRIKEGDEEALHDLCEANLRFVVSVAKKYQGQGLSLSDLINEGNYGLIKAAKRFDETRGFRFISYAVWWIRQAILQALAEQSRVVRLPLNRIGTISKIRKASARLQQEHERKPNIEELAEELEIDVQKVREAMQHTSRHLSVDAPFSEDEDNSLLDVLPDDEVETPDNEMMGESVKIDIERALSTLQDREAEITRLYYGLGREHRLTLEEIGKRFDLTRERVRQIKEKALRKLRQRHRREDLETHI from the coding sequence ATGTACGTTCCCCGCGAACAACGCATGCTCGACCAGTATCTTCAAGAAATCGGCAAGGTCGACCTTCTAGAACCCGAAGAGGAGGTAGAGCTGGCGCAACGCATCAAGGAGGGCGACGAGGAAGCCCTGCACGATCTCTGCGAAGCAAACCTGCGATTCGTCGTCTCGGTCGCCAAAAAGTATCAGGGCCAGGGCCTGTCGCTCTCCGATCTCATCAACGAGGGCAACTACGGCCTCATCAAAGCCGCCAAGCGCTTCGACGAAACCCGCGGCTTCCGGTTTATCTCGTACGCCGTGTGGTGGATCCGCCAGGCCATCTTGCAGGCCCTTGCCGAGCAGAGTCGCGTGGTGCGCCTCCCGCTGAACCGCATCGGCACCATCAGCAAAATCCGCAAAGCCAGCGCGCGCTTGCAGCAGGAGCATGAACGCAAGCCCAACATTGAGGAGCTGGCCGAGGAGCTCGAAATCGACGTGCAGAAGGTGCGCGAAGCGATGCAGCACACCTCGCGTCACCTCTCGGTTGATGCGCCGTTTAGCGAGGATGAGGACAATAGCCTCCTCGATGTTCTCCCCGACGACGAAGTTGAAACGCCCGATAACGAAATGATGGGCGAGTCGGTGAAGATTGATATTGAGCGGGCGCTGAGCACGCTGCAAGACCGTGAGGCCGAGATCACGCGGCTGTACTACGGGCTGGGCCGCGAGCACCGGCTAACCCTCGAAGAAATTGGCAAGCGTTTCGACCTGACACGTGAGCGGGTGCGGCAAATCAAGGAGAAGGCCCTGCGCAAACTGCGGCAGCGCCACCGCCGCGAAGACCTCGAAACGCACATCTAA
- a CDS encoding GH3 auxin-responsive promoter family protein — MKDFLRSLIRRLGPLRRVDRFLQHPVTTQERLLRRLLTTAADTEWGQRYDFRAIAQASDVVGAYQERVPLHTYDDLRDDAKRIRAGAPDVTWPGRIDKFAVSSGTVSEGKVIPVSDEIIACDRAFSMGTGFNYIAETLNWRLLLGKHLTLPGRIEEDPNYPGTMVGEISGLLAEAAPGYFRRLLQAVPNDVAFLPNWEQKLRAIAERTVDEDIRLLVMAPTWALVLFDVLLEVYNEQHADTAHTVADVWPNLQLFISGGVALRSYRTLLEAQIGTPIDFIETYGASEGFFSFQNTVDDPSMLLHLDNGLFYEFVPMDEKDDEEPTRHTIATVEPGVRYALYITSCSGLWSYDVGDVVRFTSTQPHKIQVAGRTSEMIDKYGEAVYGDEARAALRAACEATGAHMKDYHIAPQRTQEGTLPGLEWIIEFKQPPADGAAFAKQIDAYLQEVNRHYQIRREAQAFAPPEVTAVPEGTFYAWLKKTKDSVSGQTKVPRMSEERNIATGILEIPASTIDFDRQKVVD, encoded by the coding sequence ATGAAGGATTTCTTGCGGTCTCTGATTCGTCGCCTCGGTCCGCTGCGGCGCGTCGATCGCTTTCTGCAGCACCCGGTAACAACGCAGGAGCGCCTGCTGCGCCGGTTGCTCACCACGGCCGCCGATACGGAATGGGGGCAGCGCTACGACTTTCGCGCTATCGCGCAGGCTAGCGACGTGGTGGGGGCCTATCAAGAGCGCGTACCCCTGCACACCTACGACGACCTGCGGGACGATGCCAAACGCATCCGGGCCGGCGCCCCCGACGTGACGTGGCCGGGCCGCATCGACAAGTTCGCGGTGTCTAGCGGCACCGTGTCCGAGGGCAAGGTCATTCCGGTCAGCGACGAGATCATTGCGTGCGATCGGGCCTTCAGCATGGGCACCGGATTCAACTACATTGCCGAGACGCTGAATTGGCGGCTTCTGCTGGGCAAGCACCTGACGCTTCCGGGCCGCATCGAGGAGGATCCGAACTACCCTGGCACCATGGTTGGGGAAATTAGCGGGCTGTTGGCCGAGGCCGCCCCCGGCTATTTCCGCCGCTTGCTGCAGGCAGTGCCCAACGACGTTGCGTTCCTTCCGAACTGGGAGCAGAAACTCCGCGCCATTGCCGAGCGCACCGTCGATGAGGACATTCGCCTCCTCGTGATGGCCCCCACGTGGGCGCTCGTGCTGTTTGACGTGCTCCTGGAGGTGTACAACGAGCAACATGCCGACACGGCCCATACCGTTGCCGACGTGTGGCCCAACCTGCAGCTTTTCATTTCGGGCGGCGTTGCGCTGCGGTCGTATCGCACGTTGCTGGAAGCCCAAATTGGCACGCCCATCGACTTCATCGAGACGTACGGCGCTTCGGAGGGCTTTTTCTCGTTCCAAAACACCGTCGACGATCCGTCGATGCTCTTGCACCTCGACAATGGGCTCTTCTACGAGTTTGTGCCCATGGACGAGAAAGACGACGAGGAGCCCACCCGCCACACCATTGCGACCGTGGAGCCCGGCGTGCGGTATGCGCTTTACATCACCTCGTGCAGCGGGCTGTGGAGCTACGACGTGGGCGACGTGGTGCGCTTCACGTCCACCCAGCCGCACAAGATTCAGGTGGCTGGGCGTACCAGCGAGATGATCGACAAATACGGCGAAGCGGTGTACGGCGACGAAGCCCGCGCGGCTTTGCGGGCGGCATGCGAAGCCACCGGCGCCCACATGAAAGACTACCACATTGCCCCGCAACGAACGCAAGAAGGCACGCTGCCCGGGCTGGAATGGATCATCGAGTTTAAGCAGCCCCCTGCCGATGGGGCGGCCTTTGCCAAGCAGATCGACGCCTACCTGCAAGAGGTGAACCGGCACTACCAAATCCGGCGCGAGGCCCAAGCCTTTGCGCCGCCCGAAGTGACCGCAGTTCCCGAGGGTACGTTCTACGCCTGGTTAAAAAAGACCAAAGATAGTGTAAGCGGACAAACCAAAGTGCCGCGCATGAGCGAAGAACGCAATATCGCCACGGGCATTCTGGAGATTCCCGCGTCAACTATTGACTTTGATCGGCAGAAAGTCGTTGATTAG
- the folP gene encoding dihydropteroate synthase, whose translation MSDSYAAPSFVLGGRAGGLDARPGQAHGAHVMGILNVTPDSFSDGGRYVSVEAAVSRAAAMLSNGAAIIDIGGESTRPGADPVSAGEEADRVVPVVEALHERFPDARLSIDTYKPSVAAAALEAGAHIINDVTGLRLHPEMAAVVAAHDAALIVMHSVGTPGGLTAPQRYDDVVDAVRDGLASAIARADAAGVQHIAIDPGFGFGKTTRDNLRLMHAVDTFVALGRPVLVGVSRKSSIGKALGTEDEPVPVAERLFGTLGATAVAVQRGAGLVRTHDVAATVDFLRVLGQTLVSGEA comes from the coding sequence ATGTCAGATTCTTACGCAGCGCCGTCGTTTGTGCTGGGCGGACGCGCCGGTGGCCTTGATGCACGACCGGGCCAAGCGCACGGCGCCCACGTGATGGGCATCCTCAACGTCACGCCCGATTCGTTCTCCGATGGCGGGCGCTACGTTTCGGTTGAGGCGGCCGTGTCGCGGGCGGCGGCGATGCTCAGCAACGGCGCTGCGATCATCGATATCGGCGGCGAATCGACGCGGCCCGGGGCCGACCCGGTATCCGCCGGCGAAGAGGCCGACCGCGTGGTGCCGGTGGTGGAGGCGCTGCACGAACGCTTCCCCGACGCCCGCTTATCCATTGACACCTACAAGCCGTCCGTGGCGGCGGCGGCCCTGGAGGCCGGCGCACACATCATCAACGACGTGACGGGCCTGCGGCTGCACCCCGAAATGGCCGCGGTGGTGGCGGCCCACGATGCCGCGCTCATCGTCATGCACTCGGTGGGCACGCCCGGCGGGCTGACGGCTCCGCAGCGCTACGACGACGTGGTAGACGCCGTCCGCGACGGCTTGGCGTCGGCCATTGCGCGGGCCGACGCGGCCGGGGTGCAGCACATCGCCATCGACCCTGGCTTTGGGTTTGGAAAAACCACGCGCGACAACCTCCGCCTGATGCACGCCGTGGATACCTTTGTAGCCTTGGGACGGCCGGTGCTGGTGGGCGTCTCGCGCAAGAGCAGCATCGGGAAGGCGCTTGGGACTGAGGACGAGCCGGTACCCGTTGCCGAGCGGCTCTTTGGCACCTTGGGCGCTACGGCCGTTGCCGTTCAGCGGGGCGCGGGCCTCGTGCGTACCCACGACGTGGCGGCAACCGTCGACTTTCTGCGCGTGCTGGGGCAAACGCTGGTGTCTGGCGAGGCCTGA
- a CDS encoding DUF3784 domain-containing protein: MTTDAIIERLLLWSGWIVLFMGSAFLTASLLSASISIFLGILVLLGAWISFGLLYTLSRVLCLLQEATAHDRSADASSAAPEPSGDHMPSTVAPVPRASGPRQPTEAP; encoded by the coding sequence ATGACGACTGATGCAATTATCGAACGCCTGCTGCTGTGGTCTGGATGGATCGTCCTCTTCATGGGCAGTGCATTTTTGACTGCGAGCCTGCTCAGTGCCAGCATTAGCATCTTTTTGGGGATTCTGGTCCTCCTCGGTGCCTGGATCAGTTTCGGACTCCTGTACACCCTGAGCCGCGTACTGTGCTTGCTCCAAGAAGCGACAGCCCACGACCGCTCGGCTGATGCGTCATCCGCCGCCCCGGAGCCTTCGGGCGACCACATGCCCTCTACCGTTGCGCCGGTGCCGCGGGCGTCGGGCCCCCGACAACCGACGGAGGCACCATGA
- a CDS encoding twin-arginine translocation signal domain-containing protein — protein MTRRSFLHMLCAAAGGAVLGAAGVREARAAASPALQSLGAAYVRQTGHTHASVVRALHGQAHPPAAYLRRRHAADRAAGRLVNLNGLYVTETEALLSALAYFSG, from the coding sequence ATGACCCGACGCTCGTTTCTCCACATGCTGTGTGCTGCGGCCGGAGGCGCCGTGCTCGGCGCTGCTGGAGTCCGCGAGGCTCGGGCCGCCGCGTCGCCCGCGCTGCAGTCGCTGGGTGCGGCCTACGTCCGCCAGACCGGCCACACACACGCCTCCGTGGTACGTGCCCTACACGGCCAGGCCCACCCGCCGGCCGCGTACCTCCGGCGCCGCCATGCCGCGGATCGGGCCGCGGGGCGCCTGGTGAACCTGAACGGCCTCTACGTAACCGAAACCGAAGCGCTGCTGAGCGCCCTCGCCTACTTCTCCGGTTGA